From Hermetia illucens chromosome 6, iHerIll2.2.curated.20191125, whole genome shotgun sequence, one genomic window encodes:
- the LOC119658617 gene encoding uncharacterized protein LOC119658617: protein MSFNKDELDPPKWVNSDFLRRVIEDSGKGKNVQIRNYESTPATVLGDHFASIMFRIKVTFAADGIANGVISLILKTCPDVDGLKKQLLDSFNVFDLEIYMYTKVLNECRIILEKCGYTDLLAPRIIYSSLTPHKAIVFEDLNELGYFMLPKNVPDEYETRLIFSKLAQLHAVTFKMKADGRNDFNFKGTIFGLSAGRQMQFFWTGPKFLAEVMGTLPGFESYANKLHKITADWLMDKCIKVVNLPAAYSVLNHGDFHVRNMMFKKNIFNAVAEIALVDFQIPHWGSPAYDLVYMAALLPYEFREIAFRHYFNIFIDVLVKTGYEGELPTYEQLQQEIKAYSYLELYFQSTLAILVYMDRSKIDCQMETIMSDPVVWRSLYNGENYIAHIKETVPKLLDTIDIE, encoded by the exons ATGAGTTTCAATAAAGATGAATTGGACCCCCCTAAATGGGTGAACAGTGACTTTTTGCGAAGGGTTATTGAAGATAGTGGAAAAGGGAAAAATGTTCAG attCGCAATTATGAAAGCACTCCTGCTACGGTACTTGGCGACCATTTTGCCAGCATAATGTTTCGCATTAAAGTTACTTTTGCTGCCGATGGCATTGCGAATGGAGTTATTTCGTTGATTCTAAAAACTTGTCCAGATGTTGATGGATTGAAGAAACAACTACTCGATAGTTTTAATGTTTTCGACttggaaatatatatgtacacaaaAGTACTGAATGAATGTagaatcattttggaaaaatgtggaTATACGGATCTGCTGGCGCCAAG aATCATATATTCTTCATTGACTCCACATAAAGCTATCGTTTTTGAGGACCTTAACGAACTAGGATACTTTATGCTGCCAAAGAACGTCCCAGATGAGTATGAAACAAGACttattttttccaaactggCTCAATTGCATGCCGTTACGTTTAAAATGAAAGCCGAT ggccgaaatgatttcaacTTCAAAGGGACCATTTTTGGTTTGTCAGCCGGGAGACAAATGCAATTTTTCTGGACAGGACCAAAATTCTTGGCGGAAGTGATGGGGACTTTGCCTGGATTCGAATCCTATGCAAACAAATTACACAAAATTACAGCAGATTGGTTAATGGATAAATGCATAAAGGTTGTCAATCTACCAGCAGCCTATAGCGTCCTTAACCATGGCGATTTTCACGTGCGTAACATGATGTTCAAGAAGAACATATTCAACGCTGTTGCTGAAATCGCCCTG gtgGACTTTCAAATACCTCATTGGGGATCACCGGCCTATGATTTGGTTTATATGGCGGCACTCCTGCCATATGAATTCCGTGAGATTGCATTCAGGCATTATTTCAACATCTTTATTGATGTCCTGGTGAAAACTGGATACGAGGGTGAATTACCCACATACGAACAATTGCAACAAGAAATTAAAGCTTACAGTTATCTGG AATTATATTTTCAATCAACGTTGGCGATATTGGTATATATGGATAGAAGCAAGATAGATTGTCAAATGGAAACGATTATGTCGGATCCAGTTGTTTGGAGGAGCTTATACAATGGCGAGAATTATATCGCTCATATTAAGGAAACTGTACCAAAGCTATTGGATACCATTGATATTGAATGA